Proteins found in one Helicobacter kayseriensis genomic segment:
- a CDS encoding fumarate reductase cytochrome b subunit yields MSFEQKILESYADVTSERKKSRLPARLDWWQSATGLFLGLFMIAHMFFVSSILISPKLFDWMIGVAELDFVFGHRQPIVTSIIVFIVLVAFVVHAFLALRKFPINYKQFLKMRTHKNLMKHTDTTYWWIQAMTGFVLFFLGSAHLFVIMLSPNSPDALNGIGSVASSLRFVEQHFWILYLFLLIAVELHGSIGLYRLAVKWGWFDKWGKTPEATRKVLQKVKTAMTVFFLVLGFTTFGAYIKYGIQISNSEERIQRINPHEVIDELNAVIVEVE; encoded by the coding sequence ATGTCTTTTGAACAAAAGATTTTGGAAAGTTACGCAGATGTAACAAGTGAACGAAAAAAGAGTCGTTTGCCTGCGCGACTTGATTGGTGGCAGAGTGCTACTGGATTGTTTTTGGGACTTTTTATGATTGCCCATATGTTTTTTGTGTCAAGTATTTTGATTAGTCCTAAGTTGTTTGATTGGATGATTGGAGTGGCAGAACTTGATTTTGTTTTTGGGCATCGTCAGCCAATCGTCACATCAATTATTGTTTTTATCGTATTAGTTGCTTTTGTGGTGCATGCATTTTTGGCATTGAGGAAATTCCCAATCAATTACAAGCAGTTTCTTAAAATGCGAACACATAAGAATCTTATGAAACACACAGATACAACCTATTGGTGGATACAGGCCATGACAGGGTTTGTTTTATTTTTCTTAGGAAGCGCACATTTGTTTGTCATTATGCTTTCTCCCAATAGTCCTGATGCGCTCAATGGGATTGGGTCTGTCGCATCTTCATTGCGTTTTGTTGAGCAGCACTTTTGGATTCTTTATCTCTTTTTGTTGATCGCTGTAGAGCTTCATGGAAGCATTGGGCTTTATCGCTTGGCAGTTAAATGGGGATGGTTTGATAAATGGGGAAAAACTCCAGAGGCGACAAGAAAGGTATTGCAAAAAGTCAAAACTGCAATGACTGTCTTTTTCTTGGTTCTTGGCTTTACAACATTTGGAGCTTATATCAAATACGGAATCCAAATTTCAAATTCAGAAGAAAGAATTCAAAGAATCAATCCTCACGAAGTGATTGATGAGTTAAATGCGGTAATTGTGGAGGTTGAGTAA
- a CDS encoding HU family DNA-binding protein, giving the protein MNKSEFVELVKEVGEFETKKDAEKAINAFVAGIEAALVKKESIELVGFGKFEAVMQKGKEGKVPGSSKTYKTADKFVPKFKPGKSLKDSVANAK; this is encoded by the coding sequence ATGAACAAATCAGAATTTGTAGAGTTAGTAAAAGAAGTTGGTGAGTTTGAAACCAAAAAAGATGCTGAAAAAGCGATCAATGCGTTTGTAGCTGGTATCGAAGCGGCACTTGTTAAAAAAGAGAGCATTGAGCTTGTTGGTTTTGGAAAATTTGAAGCTGTAATGCAAAAAGGAAAAGAAGGAAAAGTTCCTGGAAGTAGCAAAACTTATAAGACAGCAGATAAATTTGTTCCAAAATTTAAGCCAGGAAAAAGTCTCAAAGATAGCGTAGCAAACGCTAAGTAA
- the gap gene encoding type I glyceraldehyde-3-phosphate dehydrogenase yields MVKVGINGSGRIGLCTARIISTREDIELGAINTTTDIDTLIHLLRYDSVHRYFEVEKVDDHTIAMGHSKNIKILSSRNPQEIGFEKYGIQGVIECTGAFNSYEKSLAHLHHDIQKVIISAPADQTPTFVYGVNHLDYKGESIISNASCTTNCLAPIVKVLDEKFGIIDGLMTTIHSYTNDQNLLDVKHKDLRRARAAALNMIPTSTGAAKAIGLVLPHLQGKLNGFAIRVPTPDVSLVDLSINLAKETTAQEINETFLQAKQESMCGILDVDLEKRVSSDFIGTTFSSIIVADKTVMTTSTHAKILAWYDNEMGYCHRLVDMSVFALTH; encoded by the coding sequence ATGGTAAAAGTAGGAATCAATGGAAGTGGAAGAATTGGACTTTGCACAGCCAGAATCATCTCTACAAGAGAAGATATTGAACTAGGAGCAATCAATACAACAACAGATATCGACACACTCATTCATCTCCTTCGCTACGATTCTGTGCATCGCTATTTTGAAGTTGAAAAAGTTGATGATCATACGATTGCAATGGGACATTCAAAAAATATCAAGATTTTAAGCTCAAGAAACCCTCAAGAAATTGGATTTGAAAAATATGGAATCCAAGGAGTAATTGAATGCACAGGGGCTTTTAACTCTTATGAAAAATCTCTAGCGCATCTTCATCACGATATCCAAAAAGTCATCATCTCTGCCCCAGCAGATCAAACCCCTACTTTTGTCTATGGTGTCAATCATCTAGACTATAAAGGAGAATCAATCATCTCAAATGCATCATGCACAACAAATTGTTTAGCGCCTATTGTCAAAGTATTGGATGAAAAATTTGGAATCATTGATGGTTTGATGACCACAATCCATAGCTACACAAATGATCAAAATCTTCTTGATGTCAAGCATAAAGACTTGCGTCGTGCAAGGGCTGCTGCACTCAATATGATTCCTACTAGCACAGGAGCTGCAAAAGCAATTGGTTTGGTCCTCCCTCATTTACAAGGAAAACTCAATGGATTTGCTATTCGCGTCCCAACTCCAGATGTAAGCTTGGTGGATCTCAGCATCAACCTTGCAAAAGAAACAACAGCACAAGAAATCAATGAAACCTTTTTGCAAGCAAAACAAGAAAGTATGTGCGGGATCTTAGATGTTGATTTGGAAAAAAGAGTCTCAAGTGATTTTATTGGCACTACTTTTAGCTCCATCATCGTAGCTGATAAAACCGTTATGACGACAAGCACTCACGCTAAGATTTTGGCATGGTATGACAATGAAATGGGGTATTGCCATAGACTTGTTGATATGAGTGTATTTGCGCTTACGCACTAG
- a CDS encoding glucose-6-phosphate isomerase, translated as MVAFESFFEHTGSKSIPHPSKEALDNVYEAIIKEKIAGKSGYYNLPFEDKAIIDSQDYIVKHQDFLSQIKNLIIIGVGGSSLGTKAIDTMLCHLPCRKKIKLKFLEHTDPIEICQTLQNVERENSLFLIVSKSGTTIETSSLAKYVLDRFQLLEHKKHLAVITDEYSPLHQWASKHEIHCLNIAKNVGGRFSVLSSVGILPLMILGYDTSLILKGAKDFMMSFLHRKEDHLIKKAIFLAKSRDRYHTNVLFSYSSSFKDFNAWYVQLWAESLGKIDTYGKKVGLTPISLIGSIDQHSFLQLITQGSMDKTVTFLNINRKNYSEPTIPDIDMEFLESTNFVNRTSFAKLINYQQIATMQTIQNEGIPTDQIRIDYLCEESVGILIIYFELLTSCVGKVLDINTYNQPGVEFGKIRLKEMFESQSKNH; from the coding sequence ATGGTTGCTTTTGAAAGTTTTTTTGAACACACAGGTTCAAAGTCGATCCCTCATCCTAGCAAGGAAGCTCTAGATAATGTCTATGAAGCGATTATCAAAGAAAAGATTGCAGGGAAAAGCGGATACTACAATCTTCCCTTTGAAGATAAGGCAATCATTGATTCTCAAGACTATATTGTAAAACATCAAGACTTTCTTTCCCAGATCAAAAATCTCATTATTATAGGGGTAGGTGGAAGCTCTCTTGGCACAAAAGCTATTGATACAATGCTCTGCCACCTTCCTTGTCGCAAAAAAATTAAACTTAAATTTTTAGAACATACAGATCCAATTGAAATCTGCCAAACACTTCAAAATGTTGAGAGAGAAAATTCTCTTTTCTTGATTGTTTCTAAATCCGGAACAACTATTGAAACAAGCTCATTGGCAAAATATGTCTTAGATCGTTTTCAACTCTTAGAACACAAGAAACACTTAGCAGTCATTACCGACGAATACTCTCCCCTTCACCAATGGGCATCAAAACACGAAATTCATTGTCTTAATATCGCCAAAAATGTAGGGGGACGCTTTTCTGTCTTGAGTTCTGTTGGAATCTTACCTCTAATGATTTTGGGTTATGATACTTCCCTCATCTTAAAAGGAGCAAAAGATTTTATGATGAGTTTTCTTCATCGCAAAGAAGATCATCTCATCAAAAAGGCAATTTTTCTAGCCAAAAGTCGCGATCGCTATCACACAAATGTCTTGTTTTCTTATTCGAGTTCTTTTAAAGATTTCAATGCTTGGTATGTCCAACTTTGGGCTGAGAGCTTGGGGAAAATCGACACTTATGGGAAAAAAGTCGGGCTCACTCCAATCTCATTGATTGGAAGCATTGACCAGCATTCTTTTCTCCAACTCATCACACAAGGAAGCATGGACAAAACTGTCACCTTTTTAAACATCAATCGCAAAAACTATTCAGAGCCCACAATCCCTGATATTGATATGGAATTTTTAGAATCCACTAACTTTGTCAATCGCACTTCTTTTGCCAAACTCATCAACTATCAACAAATTGCGACTATGCAAACTATTCAAAATGAAGGAATTCCTACAGATCAAATCCGCATAGATTATCTATGCGAGGAAAGTGTTGGGATTTTGATTATTTATTTTGAACTCCTCACCTCTTGTGTAGGAAAAGTTTTAGATATCAATACCTATAATCAGCCAGGAGTTGAGTTTGGAAAAATCCGCCTAAAGGAAATGTTTGAATCCCAATCCAAAAACCATTAG
- a CDS encoding phosphoglycerate kinase: MLEVAGIELMQQAKSVRDIDIKDKKVLIRVDFNVPMDHEFNISDDTRIREALPTINYCIDRQAKSIILVSHLGRPKGKDSDFSLKHVLKRVERLLGKPVVFADDIDTAKSIQATLKDGHIILLENIRFNAGEEKNDPKLAQELASLCDVYVNDAFGTSHRAHASTYGIAQFVPHKVAGFLLKKEIDSFAKAFTNPLKPVLLIVGGSKVSSKLALLNNILDLVDKIIIGGAMSNTFLQAQGFNMQKSLVESELVQEAGKILQKAKEKGVKVYLPVDVVSTDDLKSHQEIKITPAQDIPENFMAVDIGPASTKLFNQVIRDSQTIVWNGPLGVYEISQFSRGTFNIAHSISDTYAFSLIGGGDTADAVERAGERDNMSFISTGGGASLELLEGKVLPAFEVLDKRD, translated from the coding sequence ATGTTAGAAGTTGCTGGAATCGAACTAATGCAACAAGCAAAAAGTGTGAGAGATATCGATATTAAAGACAAAAAAGTTCTAATTCGGGTCGATTTCAATGTTCCAATGGATCACGAATTCAATATCTCTGATGACACACGGATACGAGAAGCACTCCCCACAATTAACTACTGCATAGACCGTCAGGCAAAAAGCATCATACTAGTCAGTCATCTTGGTCGTCCAAAAGGAAAAGATTCTGACTTTTCCCTTAAACATGTATTAAAAAGAGTCGAAAGACTTTTGGGCAAACCTGTTGTTTTTGCAGATGATATCGATACTGCAAAAAGCATACAAGCCACTCTTAAAGATGGGCATATTATTCTGCTTGAAAATATTCGCTTTAATGCCGGAGAAGAGAAAAATGATCCAAAATTGGCTCAAGAACTCGCAAGCCTTTGTGATGTTTATGTCAATGATGCTTTTGGAACAAGCCACAGGGCACATGCAAGCACATATGGAATCGCCCAATTTGTCCCTCATAAAGTTGCTGGATTTCTTCTCAAAAAAGAAATTGACTCTTTTGCAAAAGCCTTTACCAATCCTCTCAAACCCGTCTTGCTTATCGTAGGAGGAAGCAAAGTTAGCTCTAAACTTGCTCTCCTTAATAACATTCTTGACTTAGTTGATAAGATTATTATTGGTGGAGCTATGAGTAACACCTTTTTACAAGCCCAAGGGTTTAATATGCAAAAATCTCTTGTGGAGAGTGAATTGGTGCAAGAAGCAGGAAAAATCCTTCAAAAAGCGAAAGAAAAAGGGGTAAAAGTCTATCTTCCTGTAGATGTTGTCTCAACCGATGATCTTAAATCGCACCAAGAAATCAAAATCACTCCAGCACAAGACATCCCAGAGAATTTTATGGCTGTTGATATTGGCCCTGCTAGTACAAAACTTTTCAATCAAGTCATTCGCGATAGTCAGACAATCGTTTGGAATGGGCCTCTAGGAGTTTATGAGATTTCTCAATTCTCAAGAGGCACATTCAACATTGCTCATAGTATTTCTGATACCTATGCTTTTAGTTTGATAGGTGGTGGAGATACAGCTGATGCAGTTGAGAGGGCAGGAGAGCGTGACAATATGAGCTTTATCTCAACAGGTGGAGGAGCCTCCTTAGAACTCCTAGAAGGAAAAGTGTTGCCAGCCTTTGAAGTATTGGACAAAAGAGATTAG
- the corA gene encoding magnesium/cobalt transporter CorA, translating to MDIFIKANQSTILKQDVHDKKHNSILWIDLFRPTTEEISQIAQIYNIEIPTQEEREEIEESARYWEDSQSITINTYFLIPLRDEKRFDNQSITFILHEDILFTVRYSDLRVFDDVQRIMLANPQMFNDGFDLFSKILEIRVERDADMLEGFARSTRALRKKIFDKEMDDEVLHQLSRLQEFNMTVRDSLFDKRRSVAAMLKSIRPSSEIKKNLVIILKDINSLIEFANTSMNALDNVQGLLTNQINIEQNKIIKLFTVVTVAMMPPTLIGTIYGMNFKVMPELDWEFGYPLAIFLMILSTLFPILYFKKKGWLH from the coding sequence ATGGACATCTTTATCAAAGCAAATCAATCTACGATTCTCAAACAAGATGTTCATGACAAAAAACACAATAGTATTTTATGGATTGATCTTTTCCGTCCTACAACTGAAGAGATTAGTCAAATCGCGCAAATTTACAACATCGAGATTCCAACACAAGAAGAACGAGAAGAAATTGAAGAGAGTGCAAGATATTGGGAAGATTCTCAATCCATCACAATTAACACCTACTTCCTAATTCCTCTAAGGGATGAAAAGCGCTTTGACAACCAAAGTATTACTTTTATTTTGCATGAGGATATCTTATTTACCGTAAGATACTCTGATTTGAGAGTCTTTGATGATGTGCAACGCATTATGCTAGCCAACCCTCAAATGTTTAATGACGGCTTTGATTTGTTTAGCAAAATCTTAGAGATTCGCGTTGAAAGAGATGCAGATATGCTAGAAGGCTTTGCACGCTCCACTAGAGCATTGCGTAAAAAAATCTTTGATAAAGAAATGGATGATGAAGTTTTGCATCAACTTTCAAGACTGCAAGAATTCAATATGACCGTTAGAGATTCTTTATTTGATAAGCGAAGGTCTGTTGCTGCGATGCTCAAAAGCATTCGCCCTTCTTCAGAGATCAAAAAAAATCTTGTCATTATTCTTAAGGACATCAATTCTCTCATCGAATTTGCCAACACAAGCATGAACGCTCTTGATAATGTCCAAGGGCTTCTCACTAACCAAATCAATATCGAACAAAACAAAATCATCAAGCTATTTACCGTTGTAACTGTTGCGATGATGCCCCCTACTTTGATTGGAACAATTTATGGGATGAATTTCAAAGTCATGCCTGAGCTTGATTGGGAGTTTGGATATCCCCTTGCGATTTTTTTAATGATTCTCTCCACATTATTCCCTATCCTGTATTTCAAGAAAAAGGGATGGCTACACTAA
- a CDS encoding TerC family protein, whose amino-acid sequence MFEWIFSPEAWLTLITLTALEIVLGIDNIIFIAILVNKLPQHQRDRARIFGLSLAMFSRIALLASLFWIMKLTEPLFSLLNIEISGRDLILILGGAFLLYKSATEIYEQTQPHHENQDSKPSKGFMTTLVQIAILDIVFSLDSVITAVGMAQDLEIMIIAIIIAVGVMLFASKAIAQFVDTHPSIKTLALAFLFMVGIVLILSGFDIEVPKAYVYFAMGFSLAVELLNIYIRKNSKLSS is encoded by the coding sequence ATGTTTGAATGGATTTTTTCACCAGAAGCTTGGCTAACCCTCATCACCCTTACAGCCTTAGAAATCGTTTTAGGGATTGATAATATTATTTTTATTGCCATTCTTGTCAATAAGCTACCCCAACACCAAAGAGATCGTGCAAGGATTTTTGGACTCTCCTTGGCAATGTTTTCTCGCATCGCCCTCTTGGCTTCACTTTTTTGGATTATGAAACTCACAGAACCTCTTTTTTCTCTGCTTAATATTGAGATTTCTGGGAGAGATCTTATTTTGATTCTTGGAGGTGCCTTTCTTCTTTATAAAAGTGCAACAGAAATCTATGAGCAAACGCAACCCCATCACGAAAACCAAGATTCTAAACCCAGCAAGGGGTTTATGACAACACTTGTGCAAATTGCAATTTTAGATATTGTTTTTTCCCTTGATTCTGTCATCACCGCAGTGGGAATGGCGCAAGATTTAGAAATCATGATTATTGCCATTATTATTGCAGTTGGCGTAATGCTTTTTGCAAGTAAAGCAATCGCTCAATTTGTAGATACTCATCCAAGTATCAAAACTCTTGCTCTTGCGTTTTTATTTATGGTTGGAATCGTCCTCATTCTAAGCGGATTTGATATTGAGGTGCCAAAAGCCTATGTTTATTTTGCGATGGGCTTTTCTTTGGCAGTTGAACTTCTCAATATTTATATTCGCAAAAATTCTAAGCTCTCCTCTTAA
- a CDS encoding peptidylprolyl isomerase, whose protein sequence is MSKEIKIYEITPEEIQKTKYAIIHTSKGDMVFELFGEHAPQAVTNFSTLSKDGFYKGLSFHRVIPGFVAQGGCPIGNGCGGPGYAIKCETQNNPHKHIKGALSMAHAGKDTGGSQFFICFAPQPHLDGAHTVFGQIIDEESLKILDSLKQGDLIEDIEIFETNPLS, encoded by the coding sequence ATGTCAAAAGAAATTAAAATCTATGAAATCACGCCAGAAGAAATTCAAAAAACAAAATACGCCATCATCCACACCTCCAAAGGCGACATGGTTTTTGAACTTTTTGGCGAACACGCTCCTCAAGCTGTGACCAATTTCTCCACACTCTCTAAAGATGGTTTTTACAAAGGGTTAAGTTTTCATCGCGTTATTCCTGGATTTGTCGCTCAAGGTGGATGTCCTATAGGAAATGGTTGTGGCGGTCCAGGATATGCAATCAAATGTGAAACACAAAATAATCCACATAAGCATATCAAAGGTGCATTATCTATGGCTCATGCAGGAAAAGATACAGGAGGAAGTCAATTTTTTATTTGTTTTGCTCCACAACCTCATCTAGATGGGGCACACACTGTCTTTGGACAAATCATTGATGAAGAAAGTCTTAAGATTCTAGATAGCCTCAAGCAAGGAGATTTAATCGAGGATATTGAGATTTTTGAAACAAATCCTCTATCCTAA
- a CDS encoding DUF2147 domain-containing protein, with protein sequence MLKKFFFFILMCVGIYAQTLEGYYLTHPNERGVQAVVEIFQKDQKYFAYGFANTDGSASKDQNNPDEKLRGRDMNGVIFVWNLVKDKNEWSGGKIYNYANGKTYDASAWFDKNGDLVVKASVWGFGKKLIWKKITQEEAEKYFSTKPSLQTVLQTLPQ encoded by the coding sequence ATGTTAAAAAAATTTTTCTTTTTTATTTTAATGTGTGTTGGAATATATGCTCAAACTTTGGAGGGTTACTATCTAACGCATCCAAATGAAAGAGGGGTGCAAGCTGTGGTTGAGATCTTTCAGAAGGATCAAAAATATTTTGCTTATGGTTTTGCAAATACAGATGGAAGTGCAAGCAAGGATCAAAACAATCCAGATGAGAAACTGCGTGGTAGAGATATGAATGGAGTTATTTTTGTCTGGAATCTTGTCAAAGATAAAAATGAATGGAGTGGAGGAAAAATTTATAACTATGCCAATGGAAAAACTTATGATGCAAGTGCATGGTTTGATAAAAATGGGGATCTTGTTGTTAAGGCATCTGTATGGGGATTTGGAAAAAAACTGATTTGGAAAAAAATAACTCAAGAAGAGGCAGAAAAGTATTTTTCGACAAAACCTTCTCTTCAAACAGTTTTACAAACGCTCCCTCAATAA